A region of the Candidatus Bathyarchaeota archaeon genome:
CAACTGGAGAATTTTCCAGCGGTTAAATTAGACATGAGCTCAGGAACTTGTTCTTTTTTAACACCCTTGGGAGCAAAAACCAGCGGCTAGCGCAATCAACTTTGAAGTTGGCGAGGTCCTTTGGTTCACTTAAAATTTTAAGTGGGCCGGGCCGGATTTGAACCGGCGACCTTCGCCGCGTGAGGGCGACGTCCTAGCCGACTAGACTACCGGCCCAGTTGTGTCTACCTTGATTTAGGTTTGGTATGCCTTTATGTTTTTCGCAGTTCGTTGAGGATGTGGATTGCGGCTATGGCTTAATTGATCTAAGTTGATGCGGATAAAAGGTTTTTAATCCGTGAAGGTTTTCTTACATTTGGTGGGCCCGTGGCCTAGTAAGGATAGGGCGTCGGCCTCCTAAGCCGATGGTCCTGGGTTCAAATCCCAGCGGGCCCGCCAGATTATATTTTCCTCAGATTTGGCTTTTTCGCAAATTGATGGATTGGCCTGTTTGGTGAGTAATGTTTATTTAGATGTATGCTGGATCCCATTGATTTCATAGTAGTCTTTGGCGTTGATTTCCTACTAGGTGGCGGGTGCGTAATCATTGTCTATTCATGGGATCGTTGCAATGCTTGCTTTTATTGTTTCAATCATCTTGACTCTTAGGCAGCCGAGTGTGAATTTTCCCTTCTTTTCGAGGAGGGTGCGGATCGATTATGGATCGGCGCCTCTTCTATGCGCTTTAGTTCTGCTTGCAATTCCCGGGATGCCTGCCTCAACCTTGTTGGCAAGCGGGCTTTTTGGCTGCTCATATATTAAGCCGTACTCTGTGATAATTTTCATCCTGTCCCTTTCTTATATCTGTATTTCATTGGATTGTACAGGCTTCTTTGAGCATGTCTCTCTAAGAGTTGTGGAGGTTGGTAGGGCTTCTGGCATTAAGCTATTCGCATATCTCTTCTTGATGACGTCGTTTCTGACAATGTTCACGAGCAACGACGTTGTGATATTGACGGTTACATACGTCATTCTTTATATGGCTGTACATGCGAAGATCGATCCTGTTCCCTTCTTGGTGGCGCAATTCTTCGCCGCAAATGTGCTTAGCATGGGGCTCTATGTTGGGAATCCGACAAACATTGTGATTGCGGATGCCTTCGGCATAGAATTCATCGAATTTGCAAGGTGGATGCTTATTCCCTCAATCGCGGCCACCTTCACATGCCTATTTTTGCTGATGCTAATCTTTAGGAGGAGGATTCCTGGAAGGTTGGAATTGGCGGTTAATGGTTCAGCCGCACTTAAGGATAGGAGGGGCGCAATATTCGGCCTGCTTGTGCTGGGAGCAATGTTATTTGTGATAAGTCTGCCCGGAGACTATATAGATGCCCAACCATGGACTATTGCACTATCCTTCGCAACGATTATGGCACTGTACAACCTTGCATTCAATAGGTCTAGGGCGAAGACTGTTATTTTTAGGATGCCTTGGAAGATAGCGCCGTTCTTGGTAGGCTTATTCATAATTGTCGAGGCGCTAGCGGTTTCTGGGTGGACAGGCTTATTCGCCCCAGCAATTTTGAAGATAATTTCAGAAGATGCGCTCATAACCGTGCCCAGCTTGAGCTTCCTCTCAGCACTTGCCGCAGGCCTAATGAATAACCATCCCATGACCGTTTTCTTTGTTAAGATGATTAAGGAGAATCTTTCATCTCATCTGTCCGGTATGACCGAGATCGGCGTCATGTCGGCATTGGTCATTGGAAGCAATCTGGGCGCAAACTATATGCTGACAGGGGCGCTTGCTGGGCTCATGTGGAACAAAATATTATCGGAAAAGGGAGTAAAAATATCGTTTTCACAATTCTCTAAGTATGGTTTCTTGGTGATGCCATTATTGACTCTGGCGACAAGTCTATCGTTTGTTGCGATGTCAACGCTTTAACCTGGCCGCTGAACAGTCCGCCAAATTAGGTTTCTAACTTGAATCTTTTCGGATTCTTTAGGAATGTTTCTTCGCAGAATTCTGAGCAGAAGTAGACTGTAACGCCTTCATACTCAATTCTGCTGTATGCTGTTTGTGGATCTATCCTCATCCCGCAGACTGGATCCGTAACCAAGAGTCTCTTTCCCGCCCCCTCAGGCTCATATCTTCTGAGGGTTTGGCTGTTGATTGCTACTAGAACTGTGCTCAGCGACATTATTAATGCGCCTAATGAGGCTGGGAGATTTACACCTAACCATGAAAGAACGCCAGCAGCTACTGGTATCGTAACAATATTGTAGCCGGCTGCCCACCATAGATTCTGGGCCATTTTCGAATAAGTTTTACGGGAAATCTCAATCAGCCTTGCCACGTCTCTAGGGTCATTCTTTACTAAGATTATATCTGCGCATTCTATCGTAACGTCTGTTCCAGCACCTATGGCTATACCTACATCTGCTGTGAGGAGGGATGGTGCATCATTTACGCCGTCCCCAACCATAGCAACCATTAGGCCCTTCTCTTTAAGGAGCTTTATCCTCTCCGCCTTCTCATGTGGAAGAACCCTTGCAAAGTATGCGTCTACACCCAGTTCCTTTGCAACCCATCCTGCAACCTCCTCAGAATCCCCTGTAATCATGTAGACCTTCAAACCCATCCCCTTAAGATCTTTGATCGCCTCATATGATTCGGATCGAATGGTGTCGGTTAACGCGAAGGCTCCGGCGATTCTTCCGTCCACGACTGTGAAGACAACGGTTTCGCCGTGGCCGCTCATTCTCGTCAACTCGTTATCCTCAAGACTTATACCTAGTTCCTTAAGCAGGTTCATACTTCCAACGTAAACCTCTCTTTGCCCGACGATTCCATATGCGCCTCGTCCTGGAAAGGCCTTAAAGCCTGTGGCTTGAGGGATGCTTAAGCCCCTGCTTCTCGCATACTCGATGATAGCCCTTGCGATTACATGCTCAGAGTTCAGCTCGACGCTTGCCGTCAACTTTAAGAGTTCATCTTCAGGGATTAGGGAGATTACTTCACTCACACTGAATCTGCCAGTTGTTAATGTGCCTGTTTTATCGAAGACAACTGCATCAACATCCTTAATCATTTCAAAGGCGCGTCTATCACGTATGAGAACCCCGCTTCTCGCAGCGATGGATGTTGAGATGGCTATGACTAATGGTATTGCCAAGCCGAGGGCATGCGGGCAGGCGATTACAAGGACTGTAACCGCTCTTTCAAGAGCGGTGTCAACGGATCCGATAAGCGACCAGGCTGTGAACGATATGGCTCCAACAGCAACCGCGACATAGAATAGAAAGGCAGCTGCCCTGTTCGCCAAGTCTTGAGTACGCGACCTGCTTTCCTGAGCCTGCCTGACAATCTTAATCACTTGGGATAGGTAGGTCTCATCACCCGTCTTCTCCACTCTAACCTTCAAAATTCCTTCACCGTTTATGGCGCCGCCCACAACCTTGTCCCCAACTTTCTTGTATACTGGTTTTGATTCACCTGTCAATAGGGCCTCGCTGACAGACGATTCACCCTCTATAATGACCCCATCAGCCGGAATCTTCTCTCCGGGGCGAACAAGAACGATATCATATCTGCTCAGCTGCGAGGCAGGGATATCCGCAATTTCACCGTTCCTAACAACGTGGGCTATACTCGGCATTATGTGAACCAGCTCCTCCAGAGCCATGGAGGCGCCTAGAACGCTTTTAGCTTCGATCCAGTGTCCCAGAAGCATCACGTCGATGAGGGTTGCAATCTCCCAGAAAAAATCTTTCCCATCCGCCGCGGAAGCTGTTAGAGAGTAGAACATGGCCGCTGAGATCGCTGTGCCTACAAGAGTCATCATACCCGGCTGTTTATTCCTAACCTCCTGAAGTAGCCCATTAAGGAAGGGCCATCCGCCGTAAACGTAAATGATAATCGAGAAGATGGATAAAATCATTTTTTGGAAGGGAACTTGGATCCACTCAAGCCCAAACCACATCTGAACCATTCTTGATAGGAGCAGTATTGGGACGGTCAGAAAGAGCGAAACCCGGAATCTCCTCTTAAACTCTGCCAAGTGACGCACATCATGATGGCTGTGATTGTGCAATCTCTCACCTGCTAACTCCTAGAAATTATTTTCCTGTTTAAATGATTCTTAGATTATAGCGCGGTTTTCCTTGCCTTTACACACCTAGTATTTAATGAAGTAGATGGTCGGTCTCTATGGGATAGGAAATTACGGATGATGCTGTAAGGGCAGGGCGAACCTTGAGAAAATTGAGAACCATAGTTTTTCTTGATGTGCAAACTAAATCAGAGCGTAGATATCTCCATTCTCCTCAATCTTCAGCTCTATCTTTCTTAAGGGATGTTTGGGCATTCCAAGCTGAGGTTTGCCTGTTTTAGGGTCATAGATGCCGTCATGTAGTGTGCACCAGATTTTTCCCGTGTAGCGGTTCCACTCAACCTCGGCTTGAAGATGTGTGCATAAGGCATCATAAGCCACAAATCCTTCCTCTAGATGGATTAGTATGCCAGGCCTCTCGGTTCCCTTTTCATCACCAACGGGGTATGAGAACTTTTTTGCCTCGCCAACAGGTATCCTTTTAGAGTTACCAATATATACCATTCTAACGATTTTCTCGGCCATTCATATCCCCACAATTCTTTGGGGCTTGAAGTATATTAACCTTGACGTGGTTGCCTGCGATTAAAGGTATTCTATGCCAGAATGCGGCATATGTGAGGAGGCAATGAAAACTTAAATCTCCATTCTCAGATACTAAGAAATGGGTGCGTTCATGTCTAATGTATTGGATGTTAATGCTGAAGACTGGGAGATGGAGGTTCTAGCATCTAGCATCCTGACGGTCGTTGACTTCTGGCATGAGAGGTGCCCGTGGTGTATTAGGTTGAATCCAATCTTTGAGGAGGTTGCAGAAAAGTACGGGGACAGGGTAAAGTTTGTGAGGTTCAATGTTCTTAAGAATCCTAATAATAGAGAGGTTGCGATAAGAAACGGCGTCTTAGGTACGCCTACGATCGCTTTTTACTGCGATGGGAAATATCTGGGTTCGGTGGTCGGCTTTTTATCAAAGACCGATCTTGAACATGCTGTCGAGGATTTTATGAGACGTTACAGAGAATGTGTCAAGCAGAGTACAGGGCTTAAGTGA
Encoded here:
- a CDS encoding Rieske (2Fe-2S) protein, coding for MAEKIVRMVYIGNSKRIPVGEAKKFSYPVGDEKGTERPGILIHLEEGFVAYDALCTHLQAEVEWNRYTGKIWCTLHDGIYDPKTGKPQLGMPKHPLRKIELKIEENGDIYALI
- a CDS encoding thioredoxin family protein; translated protein: MSNVLDVNAEDWEMEVLASSILTVVDFWHERCPWCIRLNPIFEEVAEKYGDRVKFVRFNVLKNPNNREVAIRNGVLGTPTIAFYCDGKYLGSVVGFLSKTDLEHAVEDFMRRYRECVKQSTGLK
- a CDS encoding copper-translocating P-type ATPase, with translation MRHLAEFKRRFRVSLFLTVPILLLSRMVQMWFGLEWIQVPFQKMILSIFSIIIYVYGGWPFLNGLLQEVRNKQPGMMTLVGTAISAAMFYSLTASAADGKDFFWEIATLIDVMLLGHWIEAKSVLGASMALEELVHIMPSIAHVVRNGEIADIPASQLSRYDIVLVRPGEKIPADGVIIEGESSVSEALLTGESKPVYKKVGDKVVGGAINGEGILKVRVEKTGDETYLSQVIKIVRQAQESRSRTQDLANRAAAFLFYVAVAVGAISFTAWSLIGSVDTALERAVTVLVIACPHALGLAIPLVIAISTSIAARSGVLIRDRRAFEMIKDVDAVVFDKTGTLTTGRFSVSEVISLIPEDELLKLTASVELNSEHVIARAIIEYARSRGLSIPQATGFKAFPGRGAYGIVGQREVYVGSMNLLKELGISLEDNELTRMSGHGETVVFTVVDGRIAGAFALTDTIRSESYEAIKDLKGMGLKVYMITGDSEEVAGWVAKELGVDAYFARVLPHEKAERIKLLKEKGLMVAMVGDGVNDAPSLLTADVGIAIGAGTDVTIECADIILVKNDPRDVARLIEISRKTYSKMAQNLWWAAGYNIVTIPVAAGVLSWLGVNLPASLGALIMSLSTVLVAINSQTLRRYEPEGAGKRLLVTDPVCGMRIDPQTAYSRIEYEGVTVYFCSEFCEETFLKNPKRFKLET
- a CDS encoding SLC13 family permease; its protein translation is MSIHGIVAMLAFIVSIILTLRQPSVNFPFFSRRVRIDYGSAPLLCALVLLAIPGMPASTLLASGLFGCSYIKPYSVIIFILSLSYICISLDCTGFFEHVSLRVVEVGRASGIKLFAYLFLMTSFLTMFTSNDVVILTVTYVILYMAVHAKIDPVPFLVAQFFAANVLSMGLYVGNPTNIVIADAFGIEFIEFARWMLIPSIAATFTCLFLLMLIFRRRIPGRLELAVNGSAALKDRRGAIFGLLVLGAMLFVISLPGDYIDAQPWTIALSFATIMALYNLAFNRSRAKTVIFRMPWKIAPFLVGLFIIVEALAVSGWTGLFAPAILKIISEDALITVPSLSFLSALAAGLMNNHPMTVFFVKMIKENLSSHLSGMTEIGVMSALVIGSNLGANYMLTGALAGLMWNKILSEKGVKISFSQFSKYGFLVMPLLTLATSLSFVAMSTL